Sequence from the Clostridium butyricum genome:
TTTATCATGGGAAAGAGTAAATAAGCCAGAAGAGATCGTTAAAGAAGGGGATAAAGTTGAAGTATTTATTGGTAGTGTAGATAAGGAAAAGGAAAGACTATCTTTAATATTAAAGGATATTGCTAAAGAACCTTGGTCTGTTCATAGTGGAGAAATAAATGAAGGTGATGTTATAGAAGGAAAAGTTGTAAGACTTACTTCTTTTGGTGCCTTTGTAGAATTATTTGATGGTGTCGAAGGGCTTGTACACATAACTGAAATAACTGATGAAAATATTGCAAAACCTTCTGATGTTTTACAATTAAATCAAAAGGTAAAAGTTAAAGTGTTAAGTATAGATAGGGAAAATAAGAAAATGTCTTTAAGTATAAAAGATGCTGTTGAAAGTAGTAAGGAATATCTTGAATATGTAGATAATGAAGAAGAGGGAACTTCTTTGGCAGATTTACTTAAAGGATTCAAATTTAATTAGTATCAATAAATAATAAACTCCCCATAATATAATTTTTAAGTTGTATTATGGGGAGTTTTATTATGATAGTATAATTATAGTTTTTCTATTTTTAACATGTTAGTTCCGCCAGTTTGAGTTGTTGGCATTCCAGCAGCAACAATTATATCATCACCTGGTTCTGTAATTCCAAGTTTAAATACAACATTTTTAGCCTCAGTTAATATTTCATCTGTAGTATTAAACATATCACATTGCATAGGGATTAATCCAAAGTTTAAGTTTAATCCTCTTCTTACATGATCATAAGGAGTAATTGCGATAACTGGAGCCTTAGCTTTATATCTTGAAAGAAGTTTTGCAGTTGCACCACTCTTAGTAGCTGCAACAATTGCTTTTGCATCTAAAAGATTTGCAGTTCTACATGCTGAGTAGCTTATAGCAGCAGCGTAATCTGTTAATGATGGTTCTCTAAATCTAGCAGTTAAGTGATTGTAATCTAAGTATTGTTCAGTTTCTTGAGCAATTTTAGACATTGTTTTTGCAGCTTCGATAGGGAATAATCCAGAAGCACTTTCACCACTTAGCATTATAGCATCAGTACCATCAAAGATAGCATTACAGATATCACTAGCTTCTGCTCTTGTTGGTAAAGAGTTTCTAATCATCGAATCAAGCATTTGAGTAGCAGTTATAACTATTTTTCCTGCTTCATTACATTTTCTGATTATCATTTTTTGATTTATAGGAACTTTTTCTATTGGAATTTCAACACCCATATCTCCTCTAGCAACCATTACAGCATCTGTAACTTCTATTATAGAATCTATGTTGTCTACACCTTCCTGATTTTCTATTTTTGCAATAACTTTGATGTGATTTCCGTTATTTTCTTGAAGAATTTTCTTTACATCAAGTATATCACTTGCTTTTCTTATGAAAGAAGCAGCGATAAAATCAACGCCCATTTCACATCCAAATTTAATATCTTCTATATCTTTTTCTGTAATTGATGGTAGTTTGATAATTACGTTAGGAACATTAACACCTTTATGATTTTTAATTTCTCCCCCAACAGTAACTTTAGTATGAATTTTATTTCCTTCAACACTTGTAACTTTGAATTTTAATAGACCATCATCTACTAATATGTTTCCACCAACTTTAATATCTTCACAAAGTTCTTTGTAAGAAATTGAACATTGTGTTTCATCGCCAAGTATTTCATCACCACAAATAAAAGTAAAGTCATTACCTTCTTTAAGTTCTACTCCATCATTTATAAAATTATGAGTTCTAATTTTTGGTCCCTTAATATCAAGAACGATTGCAGTAGGAGAGTTCATCTCACTTCTTAAACGTTTGATTAAGTCAATTTTTTCTTTGTGACTTTCATGTGTACCGTGAGAAAAATTTAATCTTGCTGCACTCATACCAATTTCAATAAATTTTCTTAATGTTTCTTCGTTATCACTAGCAGGTCCAATGGTAAAAATCATTTTTGTTTTTTGCATAAAAACACCTCACATAAAAATTTTATAGTATACTTATATTGTGTATCTGATTTTGTACGAAATACATAGAACATAAAATTGTAAAAAATATTAATTATAATTTAAAAATTTTATGATAAACTAAGAAAAAAGATATATGAAATTATTGTAACATAAGTATTTGATGAAAGGGTGTAAAAATATGAAAAAAATTGAAAATGTTAAATTTGACAGAATTTTTTATCATTTTGAACAAATAAGTAAAATTCCTAGAGGATCTGGAAATGAAAAAGCTATAAGTGATTATTTACTTGATTTCGGAAAAAGCTTAGGTTTAGAATGCATACAGGATGCAGCATTAAACATAATTATAAAAAAACCAGCATCAATTGGATACGAAAATGCACCCGCTGTTATTATTCAAGGACATATGGACATGGTTTGCGAAAAGAATAGTGATAAAGAACATGATTTTGAAAAAGATCCTATAAACCTTGTGGTTAAAGGTGATTATATATATGCAGATAGGACAACCCTTGGAGCTGATGATGGTATTGCTGTAGCATATGCAATGACTCTTCTTGAAGATAACACTATAGAACATCCAGCAATAGAGTTTTTGTTAACAACTGATGAAGAAGCTGGAATGAGTGGAGCAATGGCGCTTCAACCACATTATATAAATGGTAAAATTGTATTGAATCTAGATTCAGAAGAAGAAGGGAAACTTCTTGTAAGTTGTGCAGGTGGAATAAGAACTAAATCAATTCTTCCAATTGAATGGATTGATAAAAAAAATGATACTATAGCATATAATATTGTTATAAGAGGATTAAAAGGTGGCCACTCTGGCATGGAAATTCATCTTGGTAGAGGAAACTCTAATAAACTTATGGGAAGACTTTTAAAAAATATAGATAAGGAATTAGATTTTAATCTTGTATCATTAAATGGTGGTTCAAAAAATAATGCAATTCCAAGAGAAAGTTCTTCTATTATTACAGTATCACAAAAAGATGAGAGAAAACTTTTAGACATAAAGAGAAGAGTATGTGAAGAATTAAAAAATGAATTTAGTAAAAAAGATCCTAATTTAAGAGTACATCTTCTTGAGGTAGAAGAAAGTGTTGATAAGGTATTTTCAGATGATTCAACTAAAAAGGCTGTAGATTTATTATATATGTATCCAAATGGAGTAAATACGGTTAGTTCTGATATCCAAGGATTAACTGAAAGTTCAACAAATTTAGGGGTTGTGACTACTCTTGAAAACAGTATTGAATATGATAGTACTGCAAGAAGTTCTGTTTCATCATTAAAAGATGAAATAGTGACTAGAAGCAAATGTATAACTGAAATTTTAGGTGGAAAATTAGTAACAGAATCATCATACCCAGAATGGCCTTATAAAACAGATTCGAAAATAAGGGAAGTATGCAAGGATGTATATGAAAGAATGTATGAAAAAACACCAGAAATAGTAGCGATACATGCTGGAGTTGAGTGTGGATTATTCAAAGAAAAACTTGGTAATGATGTAGATATGATAAGTTTTGGACCAGATATTATAGACATACATACTCCAAATGAACATATTAGTATTTCATCGGTAGAAAGGTGCTATGAATATTTATTAGAAGTTCTTAAAGAAATAAAATAATAAATTTAGATAGATTCTAATTATTAATTGATTTTTTGATTATAGTTTTGGTTACTTTGTGAGTAATTTATAAAGAGTTGAAAATATCTAAAGAATGTTATTGTTTTGGTATAAAAAATATAAGAATTGATGTTCAACTGTAGAATATCAATTCTTTTTTTAGAAAAAAGAAAGATTAAAAAGACAATAATTAAAGAATATCGATTATTTAAAATTTTAAGTAATACTATTTTTGAAAGTATAAAATGATAAAGTTTGATTATACTAAAGGGAAAATGCTGAATTTTTAAATTAGCAATGTTAATTTGATTAATATTGCATTATATTCATTTTATTAATGTTGGATTATTAAAATAATATAACATTATTTAGAGAGAAGGAATAAAAGTGAAAAAAAGTTCTCAGCTGAGAAAAATAGCAGTAGTATTATCAATTTTTGAAAGTAATTTATTTTTATTTAGTGTTACTGGTGTAAAAGCTATTGAGAAAATTTCAATTGAAATCCCAACAATATATGAAAAAAGCAATTTTAAAGATTATAGTATGTTTAGTGAAAAGTGCTTTTCATATGAAGCGTCAGTAGAGTGTGATAAAGAGTTAAAAAATAGAGAAGAAGATATTGTGAAATGTGCTTATACTCTTATCGGAAAACCTTATGTTTATGGTGCAACTGGCCCTAATGAATTTGATTGTTCAGGTCTTACTCAATATGTATATAGGAGTACAGGAAAGGATATATCAAGAACTACTTATACTCAGGTTAAAGAAGGTATTGAAGTTAATAAAAAAGATCTTATGCCAGGAGATTTAGTTTTTTTTAACACTAATGGATACATGAGTCATGTGGGTATTTATGTTGGTAATGGAGCATTTATTCACGCGCCAAGAACTGGAAAGCCTGTAATGGTAAGCTCATTAAAAGATGGATATTACTGTGAAAGATTTGCAACAGCAAGAAGAATAATTAATTAAATTTATTTAACATAATGAATATAGTTGTAACTTCATGAATATCATATTGTATAAATAAATAGTTTAAAAGAAATAAGTTATAGGCAAAAAATGAGTTTTTTATAATGACCTATAGCTTATAAATCAGTTATCAGTTTAAATTATTAAGTCATAATTGAATATAAGTCATTAAAGTTTAACTGATAACTGATAAC
This genomic interval carries:
- a CDS encoding aminoacyl-histidine dipeptidase, with the translated sequence MKKIENVKFDRIFYHFEQISKIPRGSGNEKAISDYLLDFGKSLGLECIQDAALNIIIKKPASIGYENAPAVIIQGHMDMVCEKNSDKEHDFEKDPINLVVKGDYIYADRTTLGADDGIAVAYAMTLLEDNTIEHPAIEFLLTTDEEAGMSGAMALQPHYINGKIVLNLDSEEEGKLLVSCAGGIRTKSILPIEWIDKKNDTIAYNIVIRGLKGGHSGMEIHLGRGNSNKLMGRLLKNIDKELDFNLVSLNGGSKNNAIPRESSSIITVSQKDERKLLDIKRRVCEELKNEFSKKDPNLRVHLLEVEESVDKVFSDDSTKKAVDLLYMYPNGVNTVSSDIQGLTESSTNLGVVTTLENSIEYDSTARSSVSSLKDEIVTRSKCITEILGGKLVTESSYPEWPYKTDSKIREVCKDVYERMYEKTPEIVAIHAGVECGLFKEKLGNDVDMISFGPDIIDIHTPNEHISISSVERCYEYLLEVLKEIK
- the pyk gene encoding pyruvate kinase, producing MQKTKMIFTIGPASDNEETLRKFIEIGMSAARLNFSHGTHESHKEKIDLIKRLRSEMNSPTAIVLDIKGPKIRTHNFINDGVELKEGNDFTFICGDEILGDETQCSISYKELCEDIKVGGNILVDDGLLKFKVTSVEGNKIHTKVTVGGEIKNHKGVNVPNVIIKLPSITEKDIEDIKFGCEMGVDFIAASFIRKASDILDVKKILQENNGNHIKVIAKIENQEGVDNIDSIIEVTDAVMVARGDMGVEIPIEKVPINQKMIIRKCNEAGKIVITATQMLDSMIRNSLPTRAEASDICNAIFDGTDAIMLSGESASGLFPIEAAKTMSKIAQETEQYLDYNHLTARFREPSLTDYAAAISYSACRTANLLDAKAIVAATKSGATAKLLSRYKAKAPVIAITPYDHVRRGLNLNFGLIPMQCDMFNTTDEILTEAKNVVFKLGITEPGDDIIVAAGMPTTQTGGTNMLKIEKL
- a CDS encoding C40 family peptidase gives rise to the protein MKKSSQLRKIAVVLSIFESNLFLFSVTGVKAIEKISIEIPTIYEKSNFKDYSMFSEKCFSYEASVECDKELKNREEDIVKCAYTLIGKPYVYGATGPNEFDCSGLTQYVYRSTGKDISRTTYTQVKEGIEVNKKDLMPGDLVFFNTNGYMSHVGIYVGNGAFIHAPRTGKPVMVSSLKDGYYCERFATARRIIN